In Neorhizobium galegae, the following proteins share a genomic window:
- a CDS encoding heparinase II/III family protein translates to MRLADRRRLLSFGLREIWRRLCRRSAGFRLAVTSFSMQVPDRLIVAPTDLRALDPFVAEEILEGRFPLAGRILETYGQSPFSVELPSRAAAERLHSFAWLRHIRTNKTEVACASARQVVADWIVLYGRSPKGIAWEAHVAAERVIAWLSHSTVVLQGAEAGFYRRFMKSLAYQVRYLRKIAGCTPEGDTRLRLRIALAMASISMPTRAAYIRREGRRLDRELERQILADGGHVSRNPRAVLDLLIDLLPLRQTYINLGHDLPQKLIPTIDRMYPALRFFRHQDGDLALFNGASSTPASELMSVLRYDETAGKPFKALPHMHYHRLSADGTTLIVDTGRPLSPGLSRGAHAGCLSFEMSAGRHRFIVNCGSPKYAGRNYRHMSRSTPAHSTVTLNETSSSRIIRSRFAGSMLLGGVSDVEVERWDDMHGNDWLRASHDGYIHQFGFFHEREIGLNVKGNKIKGHDRLYLPEGKAADNGPFLAVARFHIHPVITLSRRDEESVSMRAPDGETWIFAAPGLQVMIDEDIFFADVSGVRPSQQLVIEFSPPETSEIRWMLRRGE, encoded by the coding sequence ATGCGGCTCGCGGATCGCCGGAGGCTCCTGTCCTTCGGCTTGCGGGAAATCTGGCGACGCCTTTGCCGGCGCTCCGCCGGATTTCGCCTGGCCGTGACCTCCTTTTCGATGCAGGTGCCGGACCGGCTGATCGTTGCGCCGACGGATCTGCGGGCGCTCGATCCGTTCGTGGCGGAGGAGATCCTGGAGGGGAGGTTCCCGCTCGCGGGGCGGATCCTCGAAACCTATGGCCAATCGCCGTTCTCCGTCGAGCTGCCGTCTCGAGCGGCAGCGGAGCGGCTGCATTCTTTCGCCTGGCTCCGCCATATCCGCACCAACAAGACGGAAGTGGCCTGTGCCAGCGCCCGGCAGGTCGTTGCCGACTGGATCGTGCTTTATGGCCGAAGCCCGAAAGGCATTGCCTGGGAAGCACATGTGGCGGCTGAACGGGTGATCGCCTGGCTCTCGCATTCAACCGTGGTGCTGCAGGGCGCCGAGGCCGGCTTCTATCGCCGCTTCATGAAAAGCCTCGCCTACCAGGTCCGTTATCTCAGGAAGATAGCCGGCTGCACGCCCGAGGGCGATACGCGGCTGAGACTCAGGATCGCGCTCGCCATGGCCTCGATCTCGATGCCGACGCGGGCCGCCTATATCCGTCGTGAGGGCAGGCGGCTGGATCGGGAGCTGGAACGCCAGATCCTTGCCGATGGCGGGCATGTGTCGCGCAATCCGCGTGCGGTGCTCGACCTGCTGATCGATCTCCTGCCGCTTCGCCAGACCTATATCAATCTCGGCCACGACCTGCCGCAGAAGCTCATCCCGACGATCGACCGCATGTACCCAGCGCTCCGCTTCTTTCGCCATCAGGATGGCGATCTGGCGCTGTTCAACGGTGCGAGCTCGACGCCCGCGAGCGAGCTGATGTCGGTGCTGCGTTATGACGAGACGGCGGGCAAGCCGTTCAAGGCGCTGCCGCATATGCATTATCACCGCCTGTCGGCGGATGGCACGACGCTGATCGTCGATACCGGCCGGCCGCTCTCCCCCGGGCTTTCCCGCGGCGCGCATGCGGGCTGTCTTTCCTTCGAGATGTCGGCCGGCCGGCATCGTTTCATCGTCAACTGCGGTTCGCCGAAATATGCCGGCCGCAATTACCGGCACATGTCGCGCTCGACGCCCGCCCATTCGACGGTGACGCTCAACGAGACCTCGTCCAGCCGCATCATCCGGTCCCGCTTCGCGGGCTCCATGCTGCTCGGCGGCGTGTCGGATGTGGAGGTCGAGCGCTGGGACGACATGCACGGCAATGACTGGCTGCGCGCCAGCCACGACGGTTACATCCACCAGTTCGGGTTTTTCCACGAGCGCGAGATCGGCCTCAATGTGAAGGGCAACAAGATCAAGGGCCATGACCGGCTCTACCTGCCCGAGGGCAAGGCTGCCGATAACGGGCCTTTCCTGGCGGTGGCGCGCTTCCACATCCACCCGGTCATCACGCTTTCGCGGCGGGACGAGGAAAGCGTCAGCATGCGCGCCCCTGATGGCGAGACCTGGATCTTTGCGGCGCCGGGGCTGCAGGTGATGATCGACGAGGACATCTTCTTTGCCGACGTTTCCGGCGTGCGGCCGAGCCAGCAGCTCGTCATCGAGTTTTCTCCGCCGGAGACATCGGAAATACGCTGGATGCTGAGGCGCGGCGAATAG
- a CDS encoding RsmB/NOP family class I SAM-dependent RNA methyltransferase — protein MVLNEDKKNKKPYKPSGKPAEQRRRPAHSERESGPFKAGLEVRVTAAKLLAAVIDRKISLDGMLDLVHGNPAYRALSDADRALTRAILNTALRHLPRIEAAITSLIDTPLPEGARALHHVLVIAAAQILHLDVPPHAAVDLAVEQANRDPRNRRFAKLVNAVLRRLDREKDDILAATASISPVPAWFRKRLVALYGEAEADRIAEAQLVPAAIDLTVKSDPAAWAEKLGGTVLPTGSIRLTAFDGAVSALEGFDDGVWWVQDVAASIPAKLFGDLKGKKVADLCAAPGGKTAQLIAAGAEVIAVEQSGNRLARLKENLGRLGYEAELVGGDLFEFKPAELLDGVLLDAPCSSTGTTRRHPDVLWTKGPDDVNKLAALQEKMLRHAVTLVKPGGLIVFSNCSLDSAEGEELVVRVLKDHPELKRLAVNPGDWPGLEGAISPLGEFRTTPAMLPASENFVGGMDGFFASVLQVR, from the coding sequence CTGGTCTTGAACGAAGACAAGAAGAACAAGAAGCCATACAAGCCATCGGGCAAACCAGCCGAACAGCGCAGGAGACCAGCTCACTCGGAGCGGGAAAGCGGCCCCTTCAAGGCGGGCCTCGAAGTTCGTGTGACGGCCGCCAAGTTGCTGGCGGCGGTCATCGATCGCAAGATCTCGCTCGACGGCATGCTCGACCTCGTCCACGGCAATCCGGCCTATCGGGCGCTCAGCGACGCTGACCGGGCGCTGACCCGCGCCATCCTCAATACCGCACTCCGGCATCTGCCGCGCATCGAGGCGGCGATCACTTCGCTGATCGATACGCCGCTGCCGGAAGGCGCTCGGGCGCTTCACCATGTGCTGGTGATCGCTGCCGCGCAGATCCTGCATCTCGACGTGCCGCCGCATGCGGCCGTCGACCTCGCGGTCGAGCAGGCCAATCGCGACCCGCGCAATCGCCGCTTCGCCAAGCTGGTGAATGCGGTCCTGCGCCGGCTGGACCGCGAAAAGGACGATATCCTTGCCGCAACTGCCAGCATATCCCCGGTGCCGGCCTGGTTCCGCAAGCGTCTGGTCGCCCTCTATGGCGAGGCGGAGGCGGATCGTATCGCCGAGGCCCAGCTCGTTCCGGCAGCCATCGACCTGACGGTCAAATCCGATCCCGCTGCCTGGGCGGAAAAGCTCGGCGGCACGGTTCTGCCGACCGGCAGCATTCGCCTGACGGCCTTCGATGGCGCGGTTTCCGCGCTCGAAGGGTTCGACGACGGTGTCTGGTGGGTGCAGGATGTCGCGGCCAGCATTCCGGCAAAGCTGTTCGGCGATCTCAAGGGCAAGAAGGTCGCAGATCTCTGCGCGGCCCCCGGCGGCAAGACGGCGCAGCTGATTGCGGCCGGTGCCGAGGTGATCGCCGTCGAACAATCCGGTAATCGGCTGGCGCGGCTCAAGGAAAATCTCGGACGGCTTGGCTACGAGGCGGAACTGGTTGGCGGCGACCTTTTCGAGTTCAAGCCGGCAGAGCTGCTGGATGGCGTGCTTCTCGATGCGCCCTGCTCCTCGACCGGCACCACGCGCCGGCATCCGGATGTGCTCTGGACCAAGGGTCCGGACGATGTGAACAAGCTCGCGGCTCTGCAGGAAAAGATGCTGCGCCACGCCGTCACGCTGGTGAAACCCGGCGGCCTTATCGTTTTTTCCAATTGCTCGCTCGATTCGGCAGAGGGGGAGGAACTGGTTGTGCGCGTTCTCAAGGACCATCCCGAATTGAAACGTCTGGCCGTCAATCCTGGAGACTGGCCTGGGCTGGAAGGCGCGATCTCGCCGCTTGGCGAATTCCGCACCACGCCGGCCATGCTGCCCGCCAGCGAAAATTTTGTGGGTGGCATGGACGGCTTCTTCGCGAGCGTGCTCCAGGTCCGGTAA
- the htpX gene encoding zinc metalloprotease HtpX: MNVMRTAMLLAFMTALFMGIGFLIGGTGGMMIALVIAAGMNLFSYWNSDKMVLSAYHAQEVDARSAPEFYNMIRDLSANAGLPMPKVYVYDNPQPNAFATGRNPQNAAVAASTGLMQRLTHEEVAGVMAHELAHIQNRDTLTMTITATLAGAISMLGNFAFFFGGNRENNNPLGFIGVIVAMIVAPFAAMLVQMAISRTREYSADRRGAEICGNPLWLASALGKIAGAAHQIPNYEAERNPATAHMFIINPLSGERMDNLFSTHPDTGNRIAALQQMAGEFRSGASTAGFQADRPQRTARSVPNTGWGRGSDEPRKGPWS, from the coding sequence ATGAATGTAATGCGCACCGCCATGCTTCTGGCCTTCATGACTGCCCTGTTCATGGGGATCGGCTTTCTGATCGGCGGCACGGGCGGCATGATGATCGCGTTGGTGATCGCTGCCGGCATGAACCTGTTTTCCTACTGGAATTCCGACAAGATGGTGCTGTCGGCCTATCATGCGCAGGAAGTCGATGCGCGCAGCGCCCCGGAATTCTACAACATGATCCGCGACCTTTCGGCCAATGCCGGCCTGCCGATGCCGAAGGTCTATGTCTACGACAATCCGCAGCCGAACGCTTTTGCGACCGGCCGTAATCCGCAGAACGCGGCCGTTGCCGCCTCGACCGGGCTGATGCAGCGGCTGACGCATGAGGAAGTGGCGGGCGTGATGGCGCACGAGCTCGCGCATATCCAGAACCGCGACACCCTGACCATGACGATCACCGCGACGCTTGCCGGCGCGATCTCGATGCTCGGCAATTTCGCCTTCTTCTTCGGCGGCAATCGCGAGAACAACAATCCGCTCGGCTTCATCGGCGTGATCGTGGCGATGATCGTCGCCCCGTTCGCGGCGATGCTGGTGCAGATGGCGATCAGCCGGACGCGCGAATATTCGGCCGACCGTCGCGGCGCCGAAATCTGCGGCAATCCGCTGTGGCTCGCCTCAGCACTCGGCAAGATCGCCGGTGCCGCGCATCAGATCCCGAACTACGAGGCCGAACGCAATCCCGCAACGGCGCATATGTTCATCATCAACCCGCTGTCGGGCGAGCGCATGGACAACCTGTTCTCGACCCACCCGGACACCGGGAACCGTATCGCCGCGCTGCAGCAGATGGCCGGGGAGTTCCGCAGCGGTGCCTCGACGGCCGGGTTCCAGGCTGATAGACCGCAGCGCACCGCGCGCTCCGTTCCGAATACCGGTTGGGGCCGCGGCTCGGATGAACCGCGCAAAGGTCCCTGGTCTTGA
- a CDS encoding DUF1674 domain-containing protein has translation MQSADNDNSEILPEEGAPKKPLSPAAERALKEAEERRQAAAKAELPEEFGGRGGADPARFGDWEINGRAIDF, from the coding sequence ATGCAAAGCGCAGATAACGACAATTCAGAAATCCTACCGGAAGAAGGTGCGCCTAAGAAGCCACTTTCCCCGGCCGCCGAGCGGGCCTTGAAGGAAGCCGAAGAGCGCCGCCAGGCAGCGGCCAAGGCCGAACTGCCCGAAGAATTCGGCGGCCGCGGCGGCGCCGACCCCGCCCGCTTCGGCGACTGGGAGATCAACGGCCGGGCGATCGATTTCTAA
- a CDS encoding thermonuclease family protein: MIKSLLILIGIVAVFATEAEARDEISGPVAAEILRVIDGDTLLVEAQPWPQQKMEVYVRIRGIDAPELKSKCERLREAGLGAQRALEALTAQSRKIQLTHISGDKYFGRIVADVVLSDGRSAGGDLLLAGLVQTYDGGRKPRQVCDTD; this comes from the coding sequence ATGATCAAGTCGCTTCTGATTCTCATCGGCATCGTCGCGGTGTTCGCCACCGAGGCGGAAGCGCGTGACGAAATCTCGGGACCAGTGGCGGCCGAAATCCTGCGGGTCATCGACGGCGATACGCTGCTGGTTGAAGCGCAGCCTTGGCCGCAGCAGAAGATGGAAGTTTATGTGCGCATCCGGGGCATCGATGCGCCGGAGCTGAAATCGAAATGCGAGCGGCTTCGTGAGGCGGGCCTTGGCGCCCAACGTGCGCTCGAAGCGCTGACCGCCCAATCACGCAAAATTCAGCTCACCCATATTTCCGGCGACAAATATTTCGGCCGCATCGTCGCAGACGTGGTGCTCTCCGATGGCCGCAGCGCCGGTGGCGACCTGCTGCTCGCTGGCCTCGTGCAGACCTATGACGGCGGTCGCAAGCCGCGGCAGGTCTGCGACACGGACTGA